TGTATTCGCCTGGCGCCAGCGATGCGGCAAATGGTGAAGCTAAACTAACGCTTACCGCTTTTGCTCTGGCACCGTGTACAAATCCAGTTAGCAGCAGCTTTGTACTCACCATTGATCCATTGCCAACTTTCCTTATTAATCTTACCGATACCTATGTAGTCATTGGCGAAAGAATCATATTTAATGTGGAAGTTGAGTATGCAACAAGATACCAATGGTATGGCCCGGATGGAATGAAAGATGGCAGTGGATTGCCGAAGTTGCTTATTGATCAGGCTGTCGCCGAGGACGAGGGGTATTATTATTGTGAAGTTAGCAATGCTTGTGGAACCATCTGCAGTAACGTGGTTTATCTGGAAGTATATGAACAACAAACAGTAATGGTTCCGGCGGGTTGGAGCGGAATATCGTCCTGGATCGTTCCGGGCAACCCCGACATCGAAGCGATCTTTGCTCCTTATCAGGATGACCTCATCCTGGCACGGAACTATAGCGGGATGTATTATCCGCAAGTAAACGTTAATACCTTGAATTTGTGGAACACACAAACCGGGTATACGGTGAAATTTGTTAATGACGTGACCTTTAAGCTGGCGGGTAATAACAACACCAATCGCACTATCGAAATGTTTGCAGGATGGAATTACCTTCCTGTGATCAGCAGCTGTCCCGTGGATATCGCTACTTTGTTTGCTGATTTTGATACACAAATTCAGGTGATAAAAGAGATCGCCGGGACAGGTGTATATTGGCCGTCATTTGGCATCAACACCATTGGTGAGTTGCAATCGGGTCGTGCTTACGAAATTAGAGCACTCCAACCTTTCAGTATGACCTTTGCCGATTGTGACGGATTAAAATCGTCAGTCGGAGCAGCACATCTGCAACCCACATATGACACCCCCTGGAACGATGTCAACTATTCGCCGGCCTCGCACAGCATTGCCATCCACGACGATCTGGCTGCCATGCTTCAGCCTGGCGATATCCTGGGCGCATTTACTGCTTCCGGAATTTGTGCCGGAGCGCATCAAATGAGTGATTTTGGAAATGCCATCGTTCTTTTCGGCGATGATGCGCTCACTAACGCAACAGATGGTTTTACCGAAAATGAAATCATCCGGTTTGAAGTGGTTCGTCCATCAACCGGTGAGCAATTCGCTTTGGAAATTTCCTACGATCAGGCGTATGCCTGCCACAACGGAAGGTTCGTTTCGGGAGGCGTGTCGGCTATCCACAAAGCTTCGGCAACGGCTATCCTTACGCCCGATGATGCTAAGCCAATTTCTGTTTATCCCAACCCGGCGTCAGGAGTAGTGTTTGTTTCGGGTGTAAAAAGTGATATGCAGATAGAACTTCGAAACGTCAACGGACAGGTGCTGCAAACCATCCCATGCCAATCGGCCATAGGTGGTAATGATCGTGTGGCTGTTGATGTATCATCTTTTGCTTCCGGGGTTATTTACATGCGTATTTACAACGAAACGCACGTAATCCATCGCAAGCTGATTGTGAACTAATTCTTTTCTGATTCTGATAAAAAACCCGGGGCATGCTCCGGGTTTTTTTATGAATGATTTCAGTTCAAATGCAGGTTGGAAAACAGAGTTACACCACCTCTGCCACTACAAAGGTGCTTCCGCCAATAAAGATCAGGTCGTCGGGATGCGCCTGCTGCCGGGCGGCCTGCCAGGCTTCACGGACGGTAGGGTAAGCTGTGCCGCGAAGCTGCCACTTTGCACCCATCTGCGCCAGCTCTTCGGCAGGCAAGGCGCGCGGAATGTTTGCTCTACAGAAATAATAACGAGCATCTTTGGGCAGCAGCTTCATCATAGCATCCAGGTTTTTATCATTTACCACACCAATAACCATGTGAAGCTCACGATGAGGCGTAGCGTTAATGTTATCCACAACCATTTGTAAACCATGTGCATTATGGCCGCTGTCGGCGATGGTGAGCGGCCGGGTGGAAAGAACCTGCCACCGGCCACGTATGCCGGTATTAGCAACCACATTCTCGATCCCGGCAGCTATGATTTCTTTAGAAATTTTAAAACGGGTATTGTCGAGCTGACGAATGGCTTCGAGTGCGGTGCACAAATTTTTGTATTGATAACTTCCTTGCAGCGGTAGTTTAGTTGTCAGAAAAGGCTGGTGTTGATATTTGATTTCTACGTGTTGCTGTTCGTTAAAAGTTGTCTGCCAGTTCTGGTCGGCATAGGTTATAGGAGCGGAGCGCTCGCGGGCAATCATGTCAAAAGTGGTTTTTATCTCCGGCTGCGTTTCGCCAATTACCACCGGAACCCCTTGCTTAATGATGCCGGCTTTTTCAGTTGCAACTTTTGTCAGGCTGTCGCCCAAAAATTGGGTATGGTCCAAACCAATGTTTGTGATCACCGATACCAATGGCGTGATCACGTTGGTCGAATCCAGCCGTCCGCCCATACCGACCTCCACCACAGCAATATCCACCTGCTCGTCGGCAAAATAGCGAAAAGCCATTCCTACCGTCATTTCAAAAAATGAAAGCTCTATCTCTTCGAGCATGTGCCGGTGTTGATCGATAAAGGCAACCACCTTTTCTTCGGGGATTTCATGGCCATTAATTTTAATGCGTTCTCTGAAATCCCTGTAGTGTGGCGAAGTATAAAGTCCTGTTTTAAAACCGGCTTCCTGCAGCACACTGGCCACAAGATTGCTCGCAGAGCCTTTGCCATTGGTGCCAGCCACATGTACGGCAGCAAATTGTCGTTCGGGGTTACCCAGATGGCTGCAAAGCGAAAGCGTATTATTAAGATCGGCTTTGTAGGCCGCGCCGCCAATGCGCTGATACATGGGCAGCCGGGCAAACATATATTCGAGGGTTTCACAGTACGTCATCATCACTTTGTATGTTTTAAAAACCACGCAAAAGTAGGGAAACCGTAGTATCATCTTTTTGACGTTTCGAGATCCTGGTGGACGCTTGAAAGTCGGGGGCAGGCGACAACTTTCTATCGTCCGAAGGACATAGAAACGTTAAAAGGAGAAAAAACATCCTCTTGCCTCCTGTTGCCAAAATCTATAAATTTGCCCGCTGTTTACAACGCATTCTATTTTTATTAATAAAAAAAACAAAAATGAAGAAGATTATTCTGGGGCTGATGCTTTTTAGCTTCTTTGCCACACAAGCTCAAAACAAGCTGTTCGATTACTCCGACTACATGAACCGGGAGATTTACCCCAAATCCATCAGCAACCTGCAGTGGCGTGGCTCCACGCAAGCATTTACCTACATCGACAATAATTCCTTGATCCAAAAACAGAGCGATGATCCGGCTACAGCCGATACGCTTTTGCGGCTTGATGCGCTAAACGAAGCCATTGAAAAGGCAGGTGCAAAATCCCTTCGTCGTTTTCCCGGCATCAGCTGGCTCGACGAAATCCGGTTTTATTTCAGGGATAATCAACATCTTTATGCTTTTAATATCGCCGACAGCACGCTGAAAGATGCCAACCATTATCCCGAAGAAGCCGACAATTTGGAAATCAGCAAAGAAACCCTCAATGTTGCTTACACAATCGAAAGCGGTCTGTATGTTACTGTCGATGGAAACGAAACGGTGATAGCCAAAGGTGACGACGATATTCTATACGGCCATGTTCCGTCGCGCAACGAATTCGGCATAAACCAGGGATCGTTCTGGTCGCCCGATGGCAGTCGCCTTGCTTTTTACCGCACCGACCAGTCGGAAGTATTGCGCTATCCGTTGGTGGATTTATATCAGCCTTTGGCCACCGCCAGCCCGATCTGCTATCCGGCGGCAGGGGGCAAAAGCCAGAAGGTAAAGCTGGGGATTTTTAATACGGCACTCAACGAAATTACCTATCTGAATACTGCCGGGTCAGAAAACCAATACCTCACCTCCGTCACCTGGGCGCCGGATGGCAAAAGCATTTTTGTGGGCATCCTCAACCGCGACCAGAACTGTTTTACCATGAACCGTTACGATGCCGCCACCGGACAGCATCTGCTGACGCTCTTTACCGAACAAAACGAACGATATGTGGAGCCACAGCACGACCTTTATTTTCTGCCCGGCGATGCACAGAAGTTTATCTGGCAAAGCTGCCGCGACGGATGGAACCATCTTTATCTTTACCAAACCGATGGCAAACTTATCCACCAGATCACCAGTGGCGAATGGGAAGTAACCGACCTTTTCGGGCTCGACTGCGAAGGGAAAACGGTTTATTACGAATCTACCGCCGCCAGCCCGCTGGAGCGCCAGCTTTATGCAACCGTGCTGAGCAGCGGCCGCACCACACGACTCACGCAGCAGGAAGGGGTTCATACTATCATCGCTTCCAATGGCATGAAATATTTTATCGACATCTTCAGCAGCACCGACATGGCGCGCGCTTATTATCTTTTAGATAATAATGGAAATACACTCGAAACACTTTTGCAGGATGCCGACCCGTGGAAGGATTATGCCGTGGGTGAGATGGATATTTTCACACTTGAAGCCGACGATAGCGAAACCGATCTCTGGTGCCGCCTGATAAAACCCGCGGATTTTGATCCTTCAAAAAAATACCCGGCGCTCGTGTATGTTTACGGAGGTCCGCATGCCCAGCTCATCGACAAGTCGTGGACGGGTGGTGCCGGTTTTTGGCTCAACCTGATGGCGCAGCAAGGATACGTGGTTTTCACACTCGACAACCGGGGATCGGCCAACCGCGGCTTTGCATTCGAAAGCATTATTCACCGGCAATGTGGCGAAATAGAGATGGCCGATCAAATGAAAGGGGTGGAATATCTGCAATCGCTGCCGTATGTTGATCAGGAACGTATGGGAATCGACGGCTGGAGCTATGGTGGTTTTATGACGATGTCGATGTTTTTGCGGCATCCGGGAATCTTCGCAGCAGCCTGTGCCGGTGGCCCGGTTATCGACTGGAAATGGTACGAGGCTATGTATGGTGAGCGCTACATGGATACGCCCATGCAAAATCCCGAAGGCTACCGAAAATCCAGCCTGCTCAACTATGCCGATCAGATCGACGGACATCTGCTGATGATCCATGGCACCAACGATCCGGTCGTGATGTGGCAAAACAGCCTGATGTTTCTCGATGCAGCCATCGAAGCGGGCAAGCAGGTGGAATATTTTGTTTATCCCGGCTCCGGACACAACATGGGCGGCAAGACTCGGGTGCATCTTTTTGAAAAAATCGCAACTTTCTTCAACAACTATCTGAAATAGGAAGGGATTTAAAAAAGGAAGAAAGACTGTCTAAAAAAGTCCGTTAGTTCGGTTCTAAAAGAACGAGGAAGAGAGCAGCAGGTGCTTTCTTCCTCGTTTTTGTTCCGTTTGTTATTAAAACACCACTATTTTATCTCACTTCCATTCGCGAAATCATCGGGTGGCGCTACAAAACCCAGGGAGCCGTCGTGGTTTTCGGCCATCAGTATCATGCCCTGCGACTCGATGCCACGCAGAGTGCGGGGAGCCAGATTAACGAGTATGCTAACCTTGCGACCAATGAGTGTTTCGGGTTCAAAATATTCAGCTATCCCTGAAACTACAGTGCGCTGGTCGATGCCGGTATCTATTTTGAGCTTGATCAGTTTTTTAGTTTTGGCTACTTTCTCGGCTTGCAAAATGGTTCCGGTTCGTATGTCGAGGCGGGAAAAGGTATCATAGTCGATGTCGGGTTTTGCCGGTGCAGCTGGTGGTGCAACGCCATCGTTTTGTTTTTTGGTATCGAACAGTTTTTGCACCTGCCGCTCGATGGTGGCATCTTCTATTTTTTCAAAAAGCAATTCGGGCGTGTTTAGCTGGTGATCGTCAGGCAGCAGTTGTATATTTCCCGCATCTTTCCATTTCAGCTCCGGAAGATTTAGCATCGCTGCCAGTCGGGTGGCGGTGTGTGGCAAAAACGGTGCGATAACAATACTCAGGTTGGCACAAATCTGAAGCGACAGATTGATAATAGTTTTTACACGTTCCGGTTCAGTCTTATAAATCTTCCAGGGTTCGCTGTCGGCCAGGTACTTGTTGCCCAGTCTGGCAAGATTCATCATCTCAGCCAGCGATTCCCGGAATTTGAAGTTCTCCAGGCTGCGACCAATGCGTTCAGGAAAAGTTGCCAGGTCATCGATGGCAGTTTTGTCATAATCCGTAAATTCACCCGCCGCCGGTACTTTGCCGTCATAATATTTTTGCGTAAGCACCAAAGCACGGTTCACAAAGTTGCCCAAAATGGCTACCAGCTCGCTGTTGTTTTTGGTCTGAAAATCCTTCCACGTAAAGTCGTTATCTTTGGTTTCGGGCGCATTGGCCGTGAGCACATAGCGCAGCACATCCTGCTGGTTGGGGAAATCCACCAAATATTCGTGCAGCCAAACTGCCCAGTTGTTGGAGGTGGAAATCTTGTCGTTCTCCAAATTCAAAAATTCAAACGCCGGCACATTGTCGGGCAGAATGTAGGAGCCTTCGGCGTGAAGCATGGCCGGGAAGATGATGCAGTGAAACACGATATTGTCTTTGCCGATAAAATGTATCAGCCGCGACTGCGGGTCTTTCCACCACTTTTGCCAGTCGCCACCGGTTTGTTGTGCCCACTCTCGCGTAGCCGAGATGTATCCGATGGGTGCATCAAACCAAACATAAAGCACTTTTCCTTCGGTGCCGGGTAGGGGAACTTCTACGCCCCAGTTGAGGTCGCGGGTAACGGCGCGTGGCTGTAGACCGCTATCGATCCACGATTTTACCTGCCCATACACGTTGGGCTTCCAGTCATTTTTATGACCTTCAAGAATCCATTTGCGCAGCCAGGGCTCATCTTCGTTGAGTGGCAGGTACCAATGGCGCGTTTCTTTGAGCACAGGTACGTTGCCGCTGAGTGCTGATTTAGGATTGATAAGTTCGGTGGGGCTGAGGGTAGAGCCACATTTCTCGCATTGGTCGCCGTAGGCTTTTTCGTAGCCGCAGCGCGGACAGGTGCCGGTGATGTAACGATCGGCCAGGAACTGATGGTTTTCCTCATCGTAATATTGCTCGGAAACCTTCTCGACGAAGCTACCCTGGTCGTATAGTTTTTTGAAAAAAGCTGAAGCTGTTTCGTGATGAATTTGGGCAGAAGTGCGCGAATAGACGTCGAAGGAAATGCCAAATTCGGCAAAGGAATCCCGGATCATCGCGTGGTATTTATCCACGATGTCCTGCGGGCTAACTCCCTGCTGCCGCGCCTTGATGGTGATGGGCACGCCATGTTCGTCGCTACCGCCGATAAAGAGCACCTCTTCGCCTTTGCTGCGCAGGTAGCGCACGTAGATGTCGGCAGGAATATAAACGCCGGCCATGTGGCCAATGTGCAGCGGCCCATTGGCATAGGGCAGCGCCGAAGTTACCGTTGTTCTTTTAAAATCCTTTGTTTCGTCAGTATGCATTGTCGCGGTTATTTTTATAAAAAAAGAGGCGCAAAGATAGCGTTTTGAGTTCACTGCAAAAGTGGGGCAATGGGAAGATGATTGCAGTGGGAGTATTGTAAATCGGAACATCATCTGGAACCATGGCGCTGGATTTTAGCTTTGGCTATTACTAACCCTGCCCTTCAGGGCGGGGTTCAGAATAAAATGCACAGATACCTTCGGGCTTTAGCCCGGAATTCTTTATGTCCACATTTTGGGCTAAAGCCCACTATATTTTGCATAGTCTTATAGCCGGACTAAAGTCGCGGGGTTAGTGATTCATGAATTCTTTTGCCCATTGCATCTTGAACTAAGCACAAGTTGACGGCTCTATTTTTAAAAAACCATACTTTCGCGTCTTCATCATACAAATTAATGGAGCTATTATGAAAATCCTGGGTAATCTTATCTGGCTGCTTTTCGGCGGGCTGGCCATTTTTATCGAATACATTCTGGCGGGGGTAGCGCTGTGCATCACCATTATCGGCATCCCTTTCGGGTTGCAGGCATTCAAACTGGGAATATTGGCGCTGTGGCCTTTCGGACAAAAAATCGAATATATGAACCATGCGCCTGGCTGCCTCTCGACGGTGATGAACATCCTGTGGTTTTTTATCGGCGGCATCTGGATTGCGCTCACGCATTTATTTTTTGGCCTTCTGCTGGCCATCACCATTATTGGCATCCCCTGGGCGGGGCAACATTTTAAGATGATGTCGCTGGCACTAACTCCTTTCGGCCGAAGGGTGATGTGAACAAACATCTACTTCTTTCTACTTACTTTTTTCTTCTTTTTACTTACTGCTTTCTTCTTACTAACTACTTCTTTCTGCCTTTTTTCAATCAGCCTGAACTCCTTCTCTGCCACAATGGTGTCAAATAGCCAGAGCTGCAAGCGGTAGTTTCCAGGCGAACGTTTGTCGGGTGAGATGTTAATGGAGCTACTGATGTCGGCCAGGCTGTCGCCGGGATAAAGCGTGATATCTTTTCGGTAACAAGGAGTGCTGTCGGTACCCTGCCAAACTACCGCGAGTTTTAGCTCATGTTTATCAACAATGATAGGGTTTTGAAGTGAAATCTGTGTCCGCACATTGGCCCGTTCCCGGATTTCAAATTCGTTGCCCACATCAATAAGTTCTCCGGTCTTACTATCAGCTTTCCTATAGATTACTATTTCCGCCTTCAACCGTTGCGCCCAGGATTGGATGATGCTATCCATGGGCAGCAAATCAAAATATTGTATTGCCACCATTTCACGAAAGTGATAGAGCCGGATTTGGTATGTTCCGGGGGTACGCGTCTGTGGCGAAACGCTGATGGAGCTTTCCAGCCAACGCGTGCTGTCGTCGGGCAGCAGGTCCATCTGCTTTCGAAACAGCAATTTGTTTTCAATATCCAGCCATTCGATATGGAATATTTGTGGTCGATCAAAATCATCAGCAATCAGATTTTTAATATCAAAAATTGCTCTCACATTATTTTCACCATAAAGCGGAAAGACTGTGGCGGCACCAACGATATTTCCAGTTTCGCTCTTGTAGCTGCGGCACAATGTGATGGTGGAAGCGCTATCATTACCCGGTGTGGAAACTACTGCCGGCTTGTGTTGCCAGCAACCAGACAAAGCCCAAAGCACCGGGAGCAAAAGCAGAATATTGAGTTGATATTTTTTAAGAAAGCTTTTCATACGCATCAAATCATTTTGATGAAATAGTTTTTACTGCGACGCTTCACGCCATAAAACCACCAGCAGAGCGGCAGCATCACCACCAGCATCACCGCCAACCCTATGAATGAAGCCGCGACGCCTCCTTCGCGATAGAAGAAATCCATGCGTTTGACAAAAATCCCCAGGATGGCCAAATGCACTGCATAAAAAAACAAGGGCACCCTTCCGGGGATGATAAACAGGCGCAACAAAGCGGGTGCAAAAGTGTCGATGGTGATGAAGAGTGTAACGCCCGCAACCACTGCTGCAAACGACCATAAATTCATAAAAAGGCTCGGTGGATATTTTTGATCTATGAAAAATGAAACCGTTCCTAAATCTGAAAAACCAAATGTGCTACCCCAACCGCGTTCCATGCGAAGCAGTATGGCCAGTGCAAAAGCAGCTCCTGCCACCACCACGCCAAGAAGAATACGCTGACCGTGGGTTTTATTAATATCCAGCCAACCATTGGCCATCACCGAACCGAGAATGCCGAGGGACAGCCACGGGATAAGCGGATATTTATTGAAGTCGCCCGAAACGACAAAGGTTTGCATCAGCACCCGCTGCCACACCACAGCAGTGTGATAAGGTATCCGCAGCAGAAACACATGCGCCGCGAGCAATACCAGCGCCAGCAACAGCCGCCACTGCCAGCGCCAGTGAACCATCAGCGTAAGCGAAATCATCGACAAGCCAATGGTGGAGATGATGCCCAGGTGCCACGGCTTGAACTCCGCAAAACCACCCCACGCTGCGTTTACAAATATCATTTGCGCAAGCACCAGAAAAATACCCCGCTGTATCAGATGCCACCGTGTGCTAATTGGTTTGCTACCTTTGGCGATGCGCCGCTGAAACGACCACCACACCATGGCGCCGTTCATCATCAAAAACCCGGGGGCACACAAATAGCCGGCATAGCGCAACGCAAACTGACTCCAGTCGGGAAACAGCGGATCGCCCGGGTCGAGGTGATGCCAGATGGCGTTGAAATAATAGGAGCTGTGGCCGAGCAACATCAACACACCGATGAGTCCCCGAAACTGGTCGATGAACAAGAAGCGCTGCTTGGGTGGTGTGGCAATGTTCACAATGGTATTTTGAGTTAGAGCATCCAAATTACAGTCGTGGCGAAATTTGCCTTAAGGATTTATCAATTGGTGACAATAACACCAGGTTTTGCAATCACAATGATTCCCTCCACCTCATCAGCGACATAGATAAAATTGTCATCCATATCCAGATCGAGGGCATAGGAACTTTTGATCTGCGCTATGAGTTTTGGTGCTGTTACATCCGAAACATCTACAATTTGCAAACCGTATAATTCGGCAGCCAGATAAACCAGCCCGTCGCGGTAAACCAACGACTTGACGTAGCCTTTATAATCGAAATTGCTCACAATGTGATAATCGGTGGTATCAGAGATGTCGATGATACAGAAACCTTCGATGCCGCAAGCCACAAAAGCATATTTGTCGTCGTCTGATAACTCCACCGATTGGGCGTAGCCGGGCAAGCTGCACCAGTTGACGCGCGTGTAAACGCCCAGTCCGTTCTGGAGGTCAGAAATATCAAATACCGAGATTCCCATTTCACCGCAGGCCACCACCAGATAGTTGCTGTCGGAAGTACTGGTGCAGCCGTAGGCATAACCGGATGTTTCGATCCCGCCGCGCACGTCGGGCTGTATCGGATAATCGATAGCAGCAATCCTAACCCCTTGCTCACTGATGGGCGTAAACATGTAGTCGCCCATCAGATACATGTCGCGGGCAGGTTTCATGTTCAGGTTATAGACCGTTACGAATGGATTGTAAGGATCGGCCACATTGATGGCAGTGACACCAAAAGCGCCTGCAGCAAGATATACCGCGCTGTCGCGGAAGGCCACCTTTAAGGAATACCCACGTGCGTTTTCGGTGGTAATGGATACCTGCTGTGGATTGGCGGGATCAGAAACATCCAGAATCAGCAGGCCACCCTCGCCCTGCGCTACATACAGCAGCGTGTCGTTGAGTGCCACATCCTGCGCATAAGCAGGCGTGGTATAACGCGCCACCACCATGTAGCCACCAGTTTCGGGTTCATCGGGTTCCAGCACTTCGGCATCATTGGGTTTGCCGCAGCTTATCGCAAGGCCGGTTAGCAGTAGCAGTATCAGGTACAATGGTTTTGTTTTCATCAACTATTATTTTTTTTGTTTTAAAAGATCAATTTTATAAGTCACGGCTATTCCTACCTGGTTCTGGCGGTAATCTTTTTCGTTGGAAACATAGGCTTCATTAAGCCTGTTGGTGGTGCCGGAATCGCGGCCTAACCAGTTGAAATAAGCTTTGACTTTTAATTTCTTCGTTACGCTCAGGTAGTAGTTCAGATAAATGCGCAGATCGTGATCCACGCGGCCAGCGTGCAGCGGGTCGACCAGAACGGACTTTTCGGTTTGAAAATAGGTGTTGTAAAGCACCGCATTGAGCGTAAGGCTATGGAAGTGCTTTTTTACGCGGGGTATCTTCCAGGTCAGGCCCGCGTTTAAGCCATTTTCCACATAGGTGGCATCGCTGTCGTCGGAGGTTTCCCGCGTTTCGCCCGGTTCGTCATAGCCTTTGGCATCCGATGATTCGTACTGGTAAGATAGATCTACTTCAAAATTCCGCGAAAGCGGCTGCGTAACGCGAAGCCGAAACAAGTTGTTCTTGCTATCGTACTCGGTGTAGTGCTTGTTATGGTAATATTGCATGTAGTAATAATACAGCCGTACCCGCGTATCCTTGAAAAAGGTGTACTCGCCAACGAAAGCGTAGTTGTTTTTGGCAAAAGAGTAAGGGGTGAAGCTTTCGGGCGTGTAACCCACTATGGGTATCAGGTCGTCGTCGCGAAAATGGCGGACATAGAAATCGGGAATGTAGCTGTACCTAAAACCTAAACTAAGCCTGCGCGTGATTTCCTGGCTGATACCCACATTGTAAATCTGCCAGTTTTTGATGTCGTTGATCAGATAGTTACTAAAGCTGGCTTCGGCATCAACTATCGTTTTTCGCTTGCCAAAAAGACGGTAAGAAGCTGATAATCCCACGGTGGCGTTCACAATCACATCGTCGTAGGTTCTGATGTGAAAACGGCCTTCGTCTTTATTATTAATAAAACGATCCAGATATTTATATGAATATTTCAGAATGTTGTCGTCGTAAAAAGTGGTCAGGCCAAAGTCGGCTTCCATTTTAAATTTGTTCGACTTCTTTTTCTTTTTCTGAGCCTGCACCCCATTTGCGCAAAGCAAAAAAGCTATCAGTAACAGTAATGTTGACGGCTTCAGAATGCGCATGAACTTTAATAGTAATCGTTTCATTGTTTTCGATATTTGTTGTGAGATCACAAGCCAAATTTTTAATCTTCCAACCCGACATCTTTTTTGGGCAGCAGCATGCGTCCGAGCGCCGTCTGTTCGCTTTTGTCGAGCAGCCTGATTTCGTAGGTGTGCCTGCCATTGGGCACGTCGATTACAAATTCGCAGCCCTTGCCGGGGATAAGCTTAGCGTCGTCTTTGTAGGTGGCCACTTCGGAGCGGCTGCTGCTTAGCATATAAGTGTTGATGATTTTCCCTTTCTCGCTCACCTGCACGCGGTAGTCGATACGTCCGCGCATGTTGTAATTGTTTTCGATACGCGAGAGTACCCGCAGTTCTGTTGGGCCGATTACCTCTACACGCAAACTCTTTTCATTGGAAAACCGGTAATAGGTCACACTCGATTCCCCCGAAATTATTTCGACAGGTTCCATTGGTTTCAGTGGCGAGAACGGAACCCAGTCGCGTTTTTTGGCTTTAGCCGGAACAAAAATGTAGCGCATGGCTACCGGCTGTTCCGGCGTATTGTTTACAAAGTGGATGTTGTGGTTACCACGTCCCAGCTCAATCTCAAAATCTTTCCCCACACCAGGCTTTCCCGGTATTGCATCTTTATAAGTCGCGTCGGGGGCACGTTTGATGCCGCTAAATTTTTTGATTTTTTTCTCGCCGCCATCCACCACATATTGCAACGAATAAGAAGTTTTGGCAGAAGCCGACGTAGCAAGTATCGCCCGGCTGATCACCCGCAGGCGTCCCGGACCTTGCACCTGCACCACCGATGCCCGTGTAGCATCAAGCTGGTAATAGCTTCGGTTTTTTTTATTAAGAACTGTAACCACCTTTTTCTGGTAATCAGTAGGCTTTATTAATCTTGTTTTAGAAGATTGCGCCAACACCATCGGCAGGCTAAGGGCCATTAAAAGAAGAGCAAGTAATAGTTTTTTCATTTCTATTTTAATTATAATAAGTCATCCGAATCATTTCCATAGGTCATGGGAGTAGCTGCCGGCACAATGCTGGCGCCAAGGCGGTTGTAGCGTTTTTCGTTAAAATAAATCAGCAAAATCACAAGCACCAGAACCGCAGTAGCAATGGCGGTGATGGTTACGTTGTATTGTTTGTGAATAAAAATGCCTCCTTCGCCAGGATCTGGCAAGGGGACAGGGCTTCCCGGCAGGTTGAAATCTTTAAGAAGCCG
This region of Bacteroidales bacterium genomic DNA includes:
- a CDS encoding heparan-alpha-glucosaminide N-acetyltransferase domain-containing protein, yielding MNIATPPKQRFLFIDQFRGLIGVLMLLGHSSYYFNAIWHHLDPGDPLFPDWSQFALRYAGYLCAPGFLMMNGAMVWWSFQRRIAKGSKPISTRWHLIQRGIFLVLAQMIFVNAAWGGFAEFKPWHLGIISTIGLSMISLTLMVHWRWQWRLLLALVLLAAHVFLLRIPYHTAVVWQRVLMQTFVVSGDFNKYPLIPWLSLGILGSVMANGWLDINKTHGQRILLGVVVAGAAFALAILLRMERGWGSTFGFSDLGTVSFFIDQKYPPSLFMNLWSFAAVVAGVTLFITIDTFAPALLRLFIIPGRVPLFFYAVHLAILGIFVKRMDFFYREGGVAASFIGLAVMLVVMLPLCWWFYGVKRRSKNYFIKMI